One part of the Marmota flaviventris isolate mMarFla1 chromosome 4, mMarFla1.hap1, whole genome shotgun sequence genome encodes these proteins:
- the Rubcnl gene encoding protein associated with UVRAG as autophagy enhancer isoform X2: MVSQSIGRRDSPADLWEGISHDTGSSPSILDTDHPPCQVDIRVTRHKAAWINPLCAQQQMPDLPLQVPKVGTRGNHFVMDAACPLGPSPSSLGGPVAETSLSENSVASKGSGEKNSHFFTSTKEPELFPAPSQRVSLLKSPEILASSPCPETDSDVFESSHLTASADEGAVQIRRRAISLNSVFPEAFVLPVDIEKENAYFHVADMIISAMEKMKCDIVSQQQAESWSIQEASGSLGSDQVDSEMTIYTNPKQESGSSTSSDSGYEGCAVLQVNPKVETPSHYNVVQEACRCNLDEFVIVEVGEFNDIRETCSCSYRSCKSVSHEADFNSPELLAKELYQVFQKCWVSSAVKYQLADSLNASDSGVANEENVRKDFESSVDIVQDIQFKSRIRGTEDWAPPRFQIILDLHPPLKRELVVVAQNFLCAGCGTPVEPKFVKRLRYCEYLGKYFCDCCYSYAESCIPARILMMWDFRKYHVSNFSKKLLDSIWHQPIFNLLSIGQNLYAKVKELDRVKDIQEQLFHIKKLLKTCRFAASALKEFEQVPRHLTEVLHVFSLEDLLRTKRGLLAPLLKDILKAALAHVASCELCQGKGFICEFCRSTTVIFPFQTATCRRCSACRACFHKQCFQSSRCPRCARITTWRRLLESLPSAAT; the protein is encoded by the exons ATGGTGTCACAGTCAATAGGCCGGCGGGATTCTCCTGCGGACCTCTGGGAAGGGATCAGTCATGACACTGGCAGCTCACCCAGTATCCTGGACACTGACCACCCTCCTTGCCAAGTAGACATCAGGGTCACGAGGCACAAAGCTGCCTGGATTAACCCCCTGTGTGCGCAGCAGCAAATGCCGGATTTACCCCTCCAGGTGCCAAAAGTGGGGACTAGGGGGAACCATTTTGTGATGGATGCTGCCTGCCCCTTGGGCCCTTCACCATCGTCTCTTGGGGGTCCCGTGGCAGAGACCTCATTGTCTGAGAATTCTGTGGCCTCCAAGGGTTCAGGCGAAAAGAACAGTCACTTCTTCACCTCCACAAAAGAGCCAGAGTTGTTCCCAGCACCTTCTCAGCGAGTGTCTCTGCTCAAAAGCCCTGAGATTTTGGCCTCTTCCCCATGTCCTGAAACTGACAGTGATGTTTTTGAGTCTTCCCACTTGACTGCTTCTGCTGATGAAG GTGCTGTTCAAATAAGGAGAAGAGCCATTTCTTTGAATTCCGTCTTCCCAGAGGCATTTGTATTACCTGTTGACATAGAAAAG GAGAATGCCTACTTTCATGTTGCCGATATGATTATATCAGCTATGGAGAAAATGAAGTGTGACATTGTGAGTCAACAGCAGGCAGAGAGCTGGAGCATACAAGAAGCCAGTGGGTCCCTTGGGAGTGACCAAGTCGACTCTGAAATGACCATTTATACCAACCCAAAGCAAGAATCTGGGTCTTCCACTTCCTCTGACAGTGGCTATGAAG GTTGTGCTGTGTTACAGGTCAACCCGAAGGTCGAGACACCTTCTCACTATAATGTGGTGCAAGAGGCCTGCAGATGCAACCTTGATGAGTTTGTTATTGTAG AAGTTGGAGAGTTTAATGATATCAGAGAAACTTGTAGCTGTTCCTACAGGTCCTGTAAGAG TGTTTCTCATGAGGCAGACTTCAATTCTCCTGAGTTGTTAGCCAAAGAGTTGTACCAAGTATTCCAGAAGTGCTGGGTATCGTCAGCAGTTAAGTATCAGCTGGCAGATTCCCTGAATGCAAGTGATTCAGGa GttgcaaatgaagaaaatgtcCGAAAAGACTTTGAATCCAGTGTGGATATAGTACAGGACATTCAATTTAAGTCTAGGATCAGAGGGACTGAAGACTGGGCTCCCCCTAGATTTCAGATCATACTTGATCTTCATCCACCACTCAA GAGGGAGCTGGTGGTAGTGGCCCAGAATTTTCTCTGTGCTGGCTGTGGAACTCCAGTAGAGCCTA AGTTTGTGAAGCGGCTCCGGTACTGTGAATATCTGGGGAAGTATTTCTGTGACTGCTGCTACTCGTATGCAGAGTCCTGCATCCCTGCACGGATCCTGATGATGTGGGACTTCAGGAAGTACCACGTCAGCAATTTCTCCAAAAAGCTCCTGGATAGCATATGGCACCAACCCATATTCAATCTGCTGAGCATCGGCCAGAACCTCTATGCGAAAGTCAAGGAACTGGACAGGGTAAAG GACATCCAGGAGCAGCTTTTTCATATCAAGAAGCTATTGAAGACCTGCAGGTTTGCTGCCAG TGCATTAAAGGAGTTTGAGCAGGTTCCCAGACACTTGACTGAAGTCCTCCACGTGTTCTCCCTGGAGGACCTCCTCAGGACCAAGAGAGGGCTGCTGGCACCCTTACTCAAGGACATTCTGAAAGCAGCCCTTGCACATGTGGCCAGCTGTGAG CTCTGTCAGGGAAAGGGCTTCATTTGTGAATTTTGCCGGAGTACAACTGTCATCTTCCCATTTCAGACGGCAACTTGTAGAAGATGTTCAG CATGCAGGGCTTGCTTTCACAAACAGTGCTTCCAGTCATCCCGGTGCCCTCGGTGTGCAAGGATCACTACTTGGCGGAGACTTTTGGAAAGTTTGCCCTCTGCAGCAACGTGA
- the Rubcnl gene encoding protein associated with UVRAG as autophagy enhancer isoform X1, translating into MRRALQTSSWPCGEFRDLIRAYHSHQRTPVCSELIHTSSKPGRMVSQSIGRRDSPADLWEGISHDTGSSPSILDTDHPPCQVDIRVTRHKAAWINPLCAQQQMPDLPLQVPKVGTRGNHFVMDAACPLGPSPSSLGGPVAETSLSENSVASKGSGEKNSHFFTSTKEPELFPAPSQRVSLLKSPEILASSPCPETDSDVFESSHLTASADEGAVQIRRRAISLNSVFPEAFVLPVDIEKENAYFHVADMIISAMEKMKCDIVSQQQAESWSIQEASGSLGSDQVDSEMTIYTNPKQESGSSTSSDSGYEGCAVLQVNPKVETPSHYNVVQEACRCNLDEFVIVEVGEFNDIRETCSCSYRSCKSVSHEADFNSPELLAKELYQVFQKCWVSSAVKYQLADSLNASDSGVANEENVRKDFESSVDIVQDIQFKSRIRGTEDWAPPRFQIILDLHPPLKRELVVVAQNFLCAGCGTPVEPKFVKRLRYCEYLGKYFCDCCYSYAESCIPARILMMWDFRKYHVSNFSKKLLDSIWHQPIFNLLSIGQNLYAKVKELDRVKDIQEQLFHIKKLLKTCRFAASALKEFEQVPRHLTEVLHVFSLEDLLRTKRGLLAPLLKDILKAALAHVASCELCQGKGFICEFCRSTTVIFPFQTATCRRCSACRACFHKQCFQSSRCPRCARITTWRRLLESLPSAAT; encoded by the exons GCGAGCTCTTCAGACCTCCAGCTGGCCATGTGGTGAGTTCAGAGACCTGATCAGGGCGTACCACAGCCATCAGAGAACTCCTGTCTGTTCTGAACTGATTCACACCAGCTCCAAGCCTGGAAGGATGGTGTCACAGTCAATAGGCCGGCGGGATTCTCCTGCGGACCTCTGGGAAGGGATCAGTCATGACACTGGCAGCTCACCCAGTATCCTGGACACTGACCACCCTCCTTGCCAAGTAGACATCAGGGTCACGAGGCACAAAGCTGCCTGGATTAACCCCCTGTGTGCGCAGCAGCAAATGCCGGATTTACCCCTCCAGGTGCCAAAAGTGGGGACTAGGGGGAACCATTTTGTGATGGATGCTGCCTGCCCCTTGGGCCCTTCACCATCGTCTCTTGGGGGTCCCGTGGCAGAGACCTCATTGTCTGAGAATTCTGTGGCCTCCAAGGGTTCAGGCGAAAAGAACAGTCACTTCTTCACCTCCACAAAAGAGCCAGAGTTGTTCCCAGCACCTTCTCAGCGAGTGTCTCTGCTCAAAAGCCCTGAGATTTTGGCCTCTTCCCCATGTCCTGAAACTGACAGTGATGTTTTTGAGTCTTCCCACTTGACTGCTTCTGCTGATGAAG GTGCTGTTCAAATAAGGAGAAGAGCCATTTCTTTGAATTCCGTCTTCCCAGAGGCATTTGTATTACCTGTTGACATAGAAAAG GAGAATGCCTACTTTCATGTTGCCGATATGATTATATCAGCTATGGAGAAAATGAAGTGTGACATTGTGAGTCAACAGCAGGCAGAGAGCTGGAGCATACAAGAAGCCAGTGGGTCCCTTGGGAGTGACCAAGTCGACTCTGAAATGACCATTTATACCAACCCAAAGCAAGAATCTGGGTCTTCCACTTCCTCTGACAGTGGCTATGAAG GTTGTGCTGTGTTACAGGTCAACCCGAAGGTCGAGACACCTTCTCACTATAATGTGGTGCAAGAGGCCTGCAGATGCAACCTTGATGAGTTTGTTATTGTAG AAGTTGGAGAGTTTAATGATATCAGAGAAACTTGTAGCTGTTCCTACAGGTCCTGTAAGAG TGTTTCTCATGAGGCAGACTTCAATTCTCCTGAGTTGTTAGCCAAAGAGTTGTACCAAGTATTCCAGAAGTGCTGGGTATCGTCAGCAGTTAAGTATCAGCTGGCAGATTCCCTGAATGCAAGTGATTCAGGa GttgcaaatgaagaaaatgtcCGAAAAGACTTTGAATCCAGTGTGGATATAGTACAGGACATTCAATTTAAGTCTAGGATCAGAGGGACTGAAGACTGGGCTCCCCCTAGATTTCAGATCATACTTGATCTTCATCCACCACTCAA GAGGGAGCTGGTGGTAGTGGCCCAGAATTTTCTCTGTGCTGGCTGTGGAACTCCAGTAGAGCCTA AGTTTGTGAAGCGGCTCCGGTACTGTGAATATCTGGGGAAGTATTTCTGTGACTGCTGCTACTCGTATGCAGAGTCCTGCATCCCTGCACGGATCCTGATGATGTGGGACTTCAGGAAGTACCACGTCAGCAATTTCTCCAAAAAGCTCCTGGATAGCATATGGCACCAACCCATATTCAATCTGCTGAGCATCGGCCAGAACCTCTATGCGAAAGTCAAGGAACTGGACAGGGTAAAG GACATCCAGGAGCAGCTTTTTCATATCAAGAAGCTATTGAAGACCTGCAGGTTTGCTGCCAG TGCATTAAAGGAGTTTGAGCAGGTTCCCAGACACTTGACTGAAGTCCTCCACGTGTTCTCCCTGGAGGACCTCCTCAGGACCAAGAGAGGGCTGCTGGCACCCTTACTCAAGGACATTCTGAAAGCAGCCCTTGCACATGTGGCCAGCTGTGAG CTCTGTCAGGGAAAGGGCTTCATTTGTGAATTTTGCCGGAGTACAACTGTCATCTTCCCATTTCAGACGGCAACTTGTAGAAGATGTTCAG CATGCAGGGCTTGCTTTCACAAACAGTGCTTCCAGTCATCCCGGTGCCCTCGGTGTGCAAGGATCACTACTTGGCGGAGACTTTTGGAAAGTTTGCCCTCTGCAGCAACGTGA
- the Rubcnl gene encoding protein associated with UVRAG as autophagy enhancer isoform X3, protein MRRALQTSSWPCGEFRDLIRAYHSHQRTPVCSELIHTSSKPGRMVSQSIGRRDSPADLWEGISHDTGSSPSILDTDHPPCQVDIRVTRHKAAWINPLCAQQQMPDLPLQVPKVGTRGNHFVMDAACPLGPSPSSLGGPVAETSLSENSVASKGSGEKNSHFFTSTKEPELFPAPSQRVSLLKSPEILASSPCPETDSDVFESSHLTASADEGAVQIRRRAISLNSVFPEAFVLPVDIEKENAYFHVADMIISAMEKMKCDIVSQQQAESWSIQEASGSLGSDQVDSEMTIYTNPKQESGSSTSSDSGYEGCAVLQVNPKVETPSHYNVVQEACRCNLDEFVIVEVGEFNDIRETCSCSYRSCKSVSHEADFNSPELLAKELYQVFQKCWVSSAVKYQLADSLNASDSGVANEENVRKDFESSVDIVQDIQFKSRIRGTEDWAPPRFQIILDLHPPLKRELVVVAQNFLCAGCGTPVEPKFVKRLRYCEYLGKYFCDCCYSYAESCIPARILMMWDFRKYHVSNFSKKLLDSIWHQPIFNLLSIGQNLYAKVKELDRVKDIQEQLFHIKKLLKTCRFAASSVRERASFVNFAGVQLSSSHFRRQLVEDVQHAGLAFTNSASSHPGALGVQGSLLGGDFWKVCPLQQRDAP, encoded by the exons GCGAGCTCTTCAGACCTCCAGCTGGCCATGTGGTGAGTTCAGAGACCTGATCAGGGCGTACCACAGCCATCAGAGAACTCCTGTCTGTTCTGAACTGATTCACACCAGCTCCAAGCCTGGAAGGATGGTGTCACAGTCAATAGGCCGGCGGGATTCTCCTGCGGACCTCTGGGAAGGGATCAGTCATGACACTGGCAGCTCACCCAGTATCCTGGACACTGACCACCCTCCTTGCCAAGTAGACATCAGGGTCACGAGGCACAAAGCTGCCTGGATTAACCCCCTGTGTGCGCAGCAGCAAATGCCGGATTTACCCCTCCAGGTGCCAAAAGTGGGGACTAGGGGGAACCATTTTGTGATGGATGCTGCCTGCCCCTTGGGCCCTTCACCATCGTCTCTTGGGGGTCCCGTGGCAGAGACCTCATTGTCTGAGAATTCTGTGGCCTCCAAGGGTTCAGGCGAAAAGAACAGTCACTTCTTCACCTCCACAAAAGAGCCAGAGTTGTTCCCAGCACCTTCTCAGCGAGTGTCTCTGCTCAAAAGCCCTGAGATTTTGGCCTCTTCCCCATGTCCTGAAACTGACAGTGATGTTTTTGAGTCTTCCCACTTGACTGCTTCTGCTGATGAAG GTGCTGTTCAAATAAGGAGAAGAGCCATTTCTTTGAATTCCGTCTTCCCAGAGGCATTTGTATTACCTGTTGACATAGAAAAG GAGAATGCCTACTTTCATGTTGCCGATATGATTATATCAGCTATGGAGAAAATGAAGTGTGACATTGTGAGTCAACAGCAGGCAGAGAGCTGGAGCATACAAGAAGCCAGTGGGTCCCTTGGGAGTGACCAAGTCGACTCTGAAATGACCATTTATACCAACCCAAAGCAAGAATCTGGGTCTTCCACTTCCTCTGACAGTGGCTATGAAG GTTGTGCTGTGTTACAGGTCAACCCGAAGGTCGAGACACCTTCTCACTATAATGTGGTGCAAGAGGCCTGCAGATGCAACCTTGATGAGTTTGTTATTGTAG AAGTTGGAGAGTTTAATGATATCAGAGAAACTTGTAGCTGTTCCTACAGGTCCTGTAAGAG TGTTTCTCATGAGGCAGACTTCAATTCTCCTGAGTTGTTAGCCAAAGAGTTGTACCAAGTATTCCAGAAGTGCTGGGTATCGTCAGCAGTTAAGTATCAGCTGGCAGATTCCCTGAATGCAAGTGATTCAGGa GttgcaaatgaagaaaatgtcCGAAAAGACTTTGAATCCAGTGTGGATATAGTACAGGACATTCAATTTAAGTCTAGGATCAGAGGGACTGAAGACTGGGCTCCCCCTAGATTTCAGATCATACTTGATCTTCATCCACCACTCAA GAGGGAGCTGGTGGTAGTGGCCCAGAATTTTCTCTGTGCTGGCTGTGGAACTCCAGTAGAGCCTA AGTTTGTGAAGCGGCTCCGGTACTGTGAATATCTGGGGAAGTATTTCTGTGACTGCTGCTACTCGTATGCAGAGTCCTGCATCCCTGCACGGATCCTGATGATGTGGGACTTCAGGAAGTACCACGTCAGCAATTTCTCCAAAAAGCTCCTGGATAGCATATGGCACCAACCCATATTCAATCTGCTGAGCATCGGCCAGAACCTCTATGCGAAAGTCAAGGAACTGGACAGGGTAAAG GACATCCAGGAGCAGCTTTTTCATATCAAGAAGCTATTGAAGACCTGCAGGTTTGCTGCCAG CTCTGTCAGGGAAAGGGCTTCATTTGTGAATTTTGCCGGAGTACAACTGTCATCTTCCCATTTCAGACGGCAACTTGTAGAAGATGTTCAG CATGCAGGGCTTGCTTTCACAAACAGTGCTTCCAGTCATCCCGGTGCCCTCGGTGTGCAAGGATCACTACTTGGCGGAGACTTTTGGAAAGTTTGCCCTCTGCAGCAACGTGATGCCCCTTGA